The following coding sequences are from one Desulfosporosinus orientis DSM 765 window:
- a CDS encoding D-alanyl-D-alanine carboxypeptidase family protein → MIRLKWTQACYCVILCVIGFCLIMVPSVHGAPAKKPVNKPVAANEPSRITADAAVLMDVKTGEVLFSKQAHKRRPPASTTKIMTAILGLELGRPDEVVTVSEKAAAVGESTIHLDPGEKITLYELITGALIRSGNDACVAIAEHIAGSEDKFLDLMNRKALMLGAQDTNFKNTNGLPRKDHYSTAYDLAVMARYGLQIPQFSSIIRLKETEIHFIEPDTFMDLKNTNKLLWNYPYADGVKTGTTTAAGKCLVASATKEGRQLLAVVLNAPDRFGDSKKLLEWGFANTEIVHLSDAGQIMGDFPSEIKPVRVIATAPLEVSIPKNEREKLTTRIEWEKLKNLPVRAGERVGRLEVWLGEQKINSVPLVSENEVGEKSFLKTIISFYDRI, encoded by the coding sequence ATGATCAGGCTGAAGTGGACGCAGGCTTGCTACTGCGTTATTCTTTGTGTTATTGGATTTTGCTTAATAATGGTGCCTTCCGTTCATGGTGCTCCGGCAAAAAAGCCTGTCAATAAGCCTGTGGCTGCAAATGAGCCTTCAAGAATTACCGCTGATGCTGCCGTATTGATGGATGTAAAAACGGGGGAGGTCCTCTTTAGTAAACAAGCGCATAAACGTCGTCCTCCGGCTAGTACCACTAAAATAATGACTGCCATTTTGGGATTGGAGTTAGGCCGACCGGATGAAGTTGTTACAGTCAGTGAGAAAGCTGCCGCAGTAGGAGAATCAACCATTCATCTGGATCCGGGAGAGAAGATCACTCTTTACGAACTCATTACGGGAGCATTAATTCGGTCCGGCAATGATGCCTGTGTTGCCATAGCTGAGCATATTGCCGGAAGCGAAGACAAGTTTTTGGACTTAATGAATCGTAAAGCCTTGATGTTAGGCGCACAAGATACAAATTTTAAAAATACAAATGGTTTACCCCGTAAGGACCATTATTCTACAGCTTATGATCTGGCTGTTATGGCGCGTTATGGTTTGCAGATACCACAATTCTCCTCAATAATCCGGCTAAAAGAAACTGAAATCCATTTTATTGAACCAGACACCTTTATGGACTTAAAAAATACCAATAAGTTATTGTGGAATTACCCCTATGCAGATGGTGTAAAGACAGGAACGACGACTGCCGCTGGCAAATGTCTCGTGGCTTCAGCAACCAAAGAAGGGCGACAATTGTTGGCCGTTGTCCTCAATGCCCCCGATCGTTTTGGAGATTCAAAAAAACTCTTGGAATGGGGTTTTGCAAATACTGAAATTGTTCATCTATCAGATGCAGGACAAATCATGGGGGACTTTCCCAGCGAAATTAAACCTGTCCGAGTTATCGCAACAGCCCCTTTGGAGGTTAGTATTCCCAAGAATGAACGGGAGAAGCTGACGACGCGGATTGAGTGGGAAAAACTTAAAAATCTTCCAGTACGTGCAGGAGAACGCGTAGGTCGTTTAGAAGTGTGGTTAGGAGAGCAAAAGATTAACAGCGTTCCTTTAGTCAGCGAAAATGAAGTAGGAGAAAAATCGTTTCTGAAAACGATTATTTCCTTTTATGATAGGATTTAA